In one Microbacterium invictum genomic region, the following are encoded:
- a CDS encoding GNAT family N-acetyltransferase gives MDAELRTDVVVRPVRDVDAVALGQVHATCWHETYDHVISKAALEKISPRRLAELWTHWAVQGPEFKMSAALVDGEIVGFVGSGPARDKDAPRNRELYFIYLLDAYHGRGIGQKLFDAAVEDGEPLYLWVAEDNPRAHRFYERNGFALDGASHTEPFLGETLTEVRFVR, from the coding sequence ATGGACGCTGAACTGCGAACGGATGTCGTGGTGCGGCCGGTACGAGACGTCGACGCCGTCGCTCTCGGCCAGGTGCACGCCACGTGCTGGCATGAGACCTACGACCACGTGATCAGCAAGGCGGCGCTGGAGAAGATCTCGCCGCGCCGGCTGGCAGAGCTGTGGACCCACTGGGCCGTGCAGGGCCCCGAGTTCAAGATGAGCGCAGCGCTGGTCGACGGCGAGATCGTCGGCTTCGTCGGTTCGGGTCCGGCCCGCGATAAGGACGCCCCCCGCAACCGCGAGCTGTACTTCATCTACCTCCTCGACGCGTACCACGGTCGGGGGATCGGCCAGAAGCTCTTCGACGCCGCGGTCGAGGACGGCGAGCCGCTGTACCTCTGGGTCGCCGAAGACAACCCCCGGGCGCACCGCTTCTACGAGCGCAACGGCTTCGCCCTCGACGGCGCCTCGCACACCGAGCCCTTCCTCGGCGAGACGCTCACCGAGGTCCGGTTCGTCCGCTGA
- a CDS encoding acyl-CoA thioesterase yields the protein MNVLWRTLLVHLFARLRLRREGWLSFQDVGRIRLTTLPTDIDVLRHMNNGRYLSLFDLGRWDLLVRTGMVDAMRRHGWYGVVSSETITFRKSLELWQRFELQTRMLGHDDRALYLEHRALVHGEIYARAIIRIRMLKRSGGTLSHEELFAAVGRPEGMPDVEPWVHDWAAASALPSTRQPAPSDWG from the coding sequence GTGAACGTCCTCTGGCGCACCCTCCTCGTCCACCTCTTCGCGCGACTGCGCCTCCGGCGGGAGGGGTGGCTGAGTTTCCAGGACGTCGGCCGCATCCGATTGACCACCCTGCCGACCGACATCGACGTGCTGCGCCACATGAACAACGGGCGCTACCTTTCGCTGTTCGACCTCGGCCGATGGGACCTTCTCGTCCGAACCGGGATGGTCGACGCGATGCGTCGGCACGGCTGGTACGGGGTGGTCTCGAGCGAGACGATCACCTTCCGCAAGTCCCTCGAGCTCTGGCAGCGCTTCGAGCTGCAGACCCGGATGCTCGGCCACGACGATCGGGCGCTCTATCTCGAGCACCGGGCCCTCGTGCACGGCGAGATCTACGCCCGCGCGATAATCCGCATCCGGATGCTCAAGCGCTCGGGCGGCACCCTGTCCCACGAGGAGCTGTTCGCGGCGGTCGGTCGCCCCGAGGGGATGCCGGACGTCGAACCCTGGGTGCACGACTGGGCCGCGGCGTCCGCTCTGCCCTCCACCCGCCAGCCCGCGCCCAGCGACTGGGGCTGA
- a CDS encoding ATP-dependent DNA ligase, with product MGTLTYDSKLTVALDDRVLAHLQAVVWSKLRRGEQFSFTWTDPTRNGMGRTSVWLSPNIPVAFEYFGSRLPKLNPAWLDALSKSANSPGGLTIVPEPEE from the coding sequence ATGGGAACTCTGACCTACGACTCCAAACTGACCGTCGCGCTGGACGACCGTGTCCTCGCGCACCTGCAGGCCGTGGTGTGGTCGAAGCTCCGCCGTGGCGAGCAGTTCTCCTTCACCTGGACCGACCCCACCCGCAACGGCATGGGCCGCACCTCGGTGTGGCTGAGCCCGAACATCCCGGTGGCGTTCGAGTACTTCGGCAGTCGCCTGCCCAAGCTCAACCCCGCGTGGCTGGACGCGCTGTCCAAGTCGGCGAACTCGCCCGGCGGGCTGACGATCGTCCCCGAGCCCGAGGAGTGA
- a CDS encoding EAL domain-containing protein translates to MDPCATLATELRAAVPAGGLSIEFQPLFDLEGSGQPDLPVAVEALCRWHHPRFGTISPVHFIPLAESHGIIADLGAAVLTRAGTQVAAWQQAGHHLGLSVNASPSEFSAAWVDTVAERAADLGLSTGSLTIEITESPAPQLLPSVLAVLERAREAGLGLSIDDFGAGDTTATMLDALPLTEVKIDRSLTQRSDADADAAVDAIVAQAAHHGWTVVAEGIETEDDLDRARRRGCHLGQGFLLGKPMPAAQLTALLSA, encoded by the coding sequence ATGGATCCCTGTGCAACCCTCGCCACCGAGTTGCGCGCGGCCGTGCCCGCCGGCGGACTCTCCATAGAGTTCCAGCCGCTCTTCGACCTCGAGGGGTCGGGTCAGCCAGACCTGCCCGTCGCCGTGGAAGCGCTCTGCCGCTGGCATCATCCCCGATTCGGCACGATCTCGCCCGTGCACTTCATCCCGCTCGCCGAGTCCCACGGCATCATCGCCGATCTCGGCGCCGCCGTGCTCACACGCGCCGGCACGCAGGTCGCCGCCTGGCAGCAGGCCGGCCATCACCTCGGCCTGTCGGTCAACGCCTCGCCGTCGGAGTTCTCGGCCGCCTGGGTCGACACGGTCGCCGAGCGCGCCGCCGACCTCGGCCTGTCGACGGGCAGCCTCACCATCGAGATCACCGAGTCTCCCGCTCCCCAGCTCCTGCCGAGCGTGCTGGCCGTGCTCGAGCGGGCGCGGGAGGCGGGCCTCGGGCTGTCGATCGATGATTTCGGAGCGGGCGACACCACCGCCACCATGCTCGACGCGCTGCCCCTCACCGAGGTGAAGATCGACCGGTCGCTGACCCAAAGGTCCGACGCCGACGCGGATGCCGCGGTGGACGCGATCGTCGCGCAGGCGGCCCATCACGGCTGGACGGTAGTCGCCGAGGGCATCGAGACCGAAGACGATCTCGACCGCGCTCGCCGACGCGGGTGCCACCTCGGTCAGGGGTTCCTGCTCGGAAAGCCGATGCCCGCCGCCCAGCTGACGGCGCTGCTGTCGGCCTGA